The genome window TGCGCCGTCGCCACGAATGCGAACGCTGTTTGTTCCGCTTCAGGAGAGACGACCGTCCGGAATGGAACTCATTCCAAGTGAAGAAGCGAGACGACAACATCGAACCGTATGACGAGCAGAAAGTCCGCGACGGTATTATCCGGGCTGTGAAGAAACGTCCTGTGGTCGATGCTCAAGTTACTGAATTAGTGGACACCATCGAAGCAGACCTCCAAACACGCGACGAACGAATCGTCCCGTCCAGCCTCATCGGAGGCCTCGTCTTCGAGAACCTTCGAGAGCTTGCCAAAGTCGCGTACGTTCGGTTCGTCTCTGTGTACAAGAGTTGTTCAGACCCAGAAGACTTCAGCGGTGTCCTTGACGGTGTTTTGACCACCAATGACGTTGCATACCCTAAGACCACAACACGACAGCAACAGGTAACGGATACACAACGTGCTCTCAGATCAGCACAGTCCACCAGCCCAGTATAGTGGGGTGCGGTGAAGAAATTTCGCACCCCTCGGTGGCATAAAATAAAAACAACTCAACCAACATGAATACCAAACAGGTTGCTCCGCCACAGCATGCACGAATTAGCGGTTACGGTACAGCCCCATCGATTGCCGATGCATCAGCCAATGGCTCCCAAGGTGATTTTCAATGAATACGGGCGACTCTCTCCACACTCCATCTGACAGTGATGTGGACGCAGTCACAGAGACACAGACTGACATCTTCGAGGAGCGAACCCAACTCAAACCCTACGAGTACCCGGAACTCCTCGATTATGTCGAAGCTATTCGGAATAGCTACTGGGTACACACTGAGTTCAACTTCGAAGGTGACGTGCAAGATTACAAGGTTAACACCACACCTGCAGAAAAGACGGTCATCAAGCGGACGATGCTGGCCATCGCGCAGATCGAAGTGCAGGTGAAGACGTTTTGGTCGGACATCTACAAGCAGATGCCCAAACCCGAAATTGGGAGTGTGGGCATGACGTTTGCCGATAGTGAAGTCCGTCACATGGATGCCTACAGTCATCTCCTCGACGTACTCGGTATCACAGAGGACTTCAAGCAAGTCACGGAAGAGCCTGCGATCAAGCAGCGAATCGACTACCTCAACGAGTACCTAGAGCGCGGTCAGACTGATGACCGCAAAGAGTACGTAATGAGTATTCTGCTGTTCAGCACGTTCGTTGAACACGTCTCGCTGTTCAGCCAGTTTCTCATCATGACGAGTTTCGATAAGCACGAAAAGAAATTCAAAGGGATTGCAAACGCTGTCGAGGCAACGAGCAAGGAAGAACAGATTCACGGCCTGTTCGGTGTCGAACTCGTAGAGACCATCCGCGAGGAAAACCCCGGTCTCTTCGATGAGGACTTCGAGGCCGATGTCAAACAGGCCTGTGAGCAGGCATACGAGGCTGAAATGGAAATTCTTGACTGGATCTTTGAGGAGGGCGAACTGGAATTCCTCCCCAGAGAACACGTGAACGCGTATCTCCGGGACCGATTCAACCAGGGCCTCGAAAACGTGGGCGTCGAACCCATCTTCGAACCCGACGAAGCGTTACTCGAAGAGACGCGTTGGTTCGATGAGGACATCATGATGACGAAGGATAACGACTTCTTCAGCAAGCGATCTACCACGTACAACAAGCACACCCAGAGCGTTACTGCGGAGGATATGTTCTAAAATGTCACAACAAGCATACAAACTCGTCACGGAACAACAGGAGAAACCGTTTTACTGGCTAAACGAAAACAGCAGGGAATTCCTCAGAGAAGGATACCTGCTCGAGGGCGTTGAGCCTGAAGAGCGCATTCGACAGATTGCAGAACGTGCCGAAGAGATCCTCGATGAGGGTGGCTTCGCAGACAAGTTCTACGAGTACATGAGCCGGGGGTACTACAGCCTTGCCAGCCCGGTCTGGGCGAACTTCGGACTTGACAGAGGCCTCCCCATCAGTTGTTTCGGCAGTTATATGCAGGATAGTATGGAGAGTGTTCTTTTCACACAAGCCGAGGTGGGTGAAATGACCAAGCTCGGTGGTGGGACAAGCGGTTATTTCGGCGAACTTCGACCTCGAGGCAGTCCGATCACCAACAACGGGAAGAGTAACGGAAGTTACAGCTTCACGCAACTTTTCGACACCATCATCAACGTTGTCAGCCAGGGCGAAACCCGGAGAGGCCAGTTCGCTGGATACATCGACGTTGAGCAT of Natrarchaeobaculum sulfurireducens contains these proteins:
- the nrdR gene encoding transcriptional regulator NrdR codes for the protein MNCPDCNNDQTRVLDTETNTNGDAVRRRHECERCLFRFRRDDRPEWNSFQVKKRDDNIEPYDEQKVRDGIIRAVKKRPVVDAQVTELVDTIEADLQTRDERIVPSSLIGGLVFENLRELAKVAYVRFVSVYKSCSDPEDFSGVLDGVLTTNDVAYPKTTTRQQQVTDTQRALRSAQSTSPV
- a CDS encoding ribonucleotide-diphosphate reductase subunit beta; the protein is MNTGDSLHTPSDSDVDAVTETQTDIFEERTQLKPYEYPELLDYVEAIRNSYWVHTEFNFEGDVQDYKVNTTPAEKTVIKRTMLAIAQIEVQVKTFWSDIYKQMPKPEIGSVGMTFADSEVRHMDAYSHLLDVLGITEDFKQVTEEPAIKQRIDYLNEYLERGQTDDRKEYVMSILLFSTFVEHVSLFSQFLIMTSFDKHEKKFKGIANAVEATSKEEQIHGLFGVELVETIREENPGLFDEDFEADVKQACEQAYEAEMEILDWIFEEGELEFLPREHVNAYLRDRFNQGLENVGVEPIFEPDEALLEETRWFDEDIMMTKDNDFFSKRSTTYNKHTQSVTAEDMF